Genomic DNA from Marinobacter sp. ANT_B65:
CACCCCGGAGCAGATGGCTACACTGGCAATCGTATTCGGTTTTCTTGCAGTAGGCGGAGGGCTGACTTTATCCTGGCACATGGATACACCTGCAGGTCCATCTGTCGTGGTAACAGCCTTTGTCTCCTTTCTTGTTGTCTATGGCGCCGCTGGCATCTTCTCAGCCCGGAGCACTGCCTGAGGGCAGAGCCCCGGCTGTCATAAAGGCTGGAGTACATCAGCCAGACGACCCGTTTCCAGCAATTCAAGAAACTCGTCGCCCATACGCTCACTCTCTGCAATGGCCTTCCGCCATGAGCGCTCCCGGCCGCTGTCATTACCGGCATAGGTCTCAAAGTCTTTACGATCCGGGAGTTTGCCGTCAGGCAGGCGTTCCAGATAGTCCAGGGAAGGCGCCACCAGCAGAACATCCTGCAAACGGGCTGCATCACCTCGCCGCCAGGGCATCGTTTTGTCGAACCAGCCAGGTACCACGCGATCAGTAAAGTGTGGATACAGAACCACGCCCGGCTGTTCATAGGGCAAGTCCAGATGGTAATCCAGAAGGCCTCCATCCCGGTATACGCCACTTGGGGCCCCCGGAATATCCCGAACGCCGGACATAACCATCGGAATGGATGCTGAAGCCAGCAGAGCGGGCTGGAGATTATCACGGGTCAGAGGGACTTCATGGCTGAGAAAGTCCTTCAGGGGCGACAGCGGAGCTTTTAGCCGGGCATCGTGAAGAATAGCGCGCTCCATAAAGCGCCCAAGGTGACGCCGGCCAACCATGTTCGCGCTTATGGCACTCATCAGCCCCAGACCCAGGCGTGCTCTGGATTCGGGCTCAAGCATTCCGAAAGTGCGAACCACCACTATGTTCAGGCGGTACCAGGGGTGCTCAAGGATGTAATCTTCCCTGCCCCCGATCAGTTCCTGGAGAAAAAGAATGCTCTGGCGAGAGACCTCCGCAGCACTGACGCCTTTTGAAAAGCGCTGAGTGGTATAAAGTTCCGCCAGCCGGGTAAGCTGAGCCCGGGGGTTATCCGAAGATGCAATGGCGGCAAACCTCCAACTGCCGATGGACGAGCCAATCAGGGAGCGCTCCTGCTCAGCCTGCAGCAGCCAGTCACCAAAAATGGCTTTATCCAGACCGCTTAAACCGAGGGCCTTGGGGCCACCGGCCGCTCCCGGTATAACGTGCACATCATCCGGTGTCAGCGGTTTTTCCTGCAACCGCTGCATGGTTCGGCGGCCGGCGCGGATAGTGAGCGCAGGCGCGCGGATATGGATGGCAGTCATATGGGGTTTCCCGTCGGAGATCGGAATGAACAGTAAGCAGATGAAACACGGATTTTAACGAAGTGGCAATCAACGACCAACCATGACTGGTCTTTTATGGGCGTACTATCGTAAATCGTAGAGATGCCGGGCAAATTCACTTAAGCTTTGCCCCTTGTACCTTACCCTTGCCGTACTCTGAACCAAAACCTAACCATAGAGAGCCGGAAAAGACTATGACCAAACTCCTTGACGACCTCGCGGGCAACTACCGCGCCATCATCAACGGACTGGGTGAAGACACCAACCGTGAAGGTCTGCAGGACACCCCCATGCGGGCTGCCAAAGCCATGCAATTTCTTACCCGTGGCTACCAGCAGGATCTTGACGACCTCGTCAACAATGCGGTCTTTGAGTCCGCAATGGACGAAATGGTTGTAGTTCAGGACATCGAGCTCTACAGCATGTGCGAGCATCATATACTGCCCTTTATCGGCAAATGTCACATCGCCTACATGCCCCAGGGGCGAGTTCTGGGTCTGTCCAAGTTTGCACGCATCGTCGACATGTATGCCCGTCGTCTGCAGATCCAGGAAAACCTGACCCGCCAGATCGCCGAAGCAGTCGAAAGCGTCACCAACGCCAAAGGCGTTGCCGTGGTGATCGAAGCACAGCATATGTGCATGATGATGCGCGGGGTGGAGAAGCAGAACTCGAAGATGAAAACCTCAATGATGCTGGGGCAGTTCCGCAAATCCCAGGCGACGCGCACAGAATTTTTTAATCTGATCAGCAGTAACCGTTAATTCCTGCGGTTCAGATGGAGGCGGTATGACAGAAGTTCTCAGCAACCACCAGGCAAGAGTACAGATCAAGGATCTGCTGCTGCGGGCGTATATCGGCATCAAGGAAGAAGAAATAA
This window encodes:
- a CDS encoding patatin-like phospholipase family protein; this translates as MTAIHIRAPALTIRAGRRTMQRLQEKPLTPDDVHVIPGAAGGPKALGLSGLDKAIFGDWLLQAEQERSLIGSSIGSWRFAAIASSDNPRAQLTRLAELYTTQRFSKGVSAAEVSRQSILFLQELIGGREDYILEHPWYRLNIVVVRTFGMLEPESRARLGLGLMSAISANMVGRRHLGRFMERAILHDARLKAPLSPLKDFLSHEVPLTRDNLQPALLASASIPMVMSGVRDIPGAPSGVYRDGGLLDYHLDLPYEQPGVVLYPHFTDRVVPGWFDKTMPWRRGDAARLQDVLLVAPSLDYLERLPDGKLPDRKDFETYAGNDSGRERSWRKAIAESERMGDEFLELLETGRLADVLQPL
- the folE gene encoding GTP cyclohydrolase I FolE, with translation MTKLLDDLAGNYRAIINGLGEDTNREGLQDTPMRAAKAMQFLTRGYQQDLDDLVNNAVFESAMDEMVVVQDIELYSMCEHHILPFIGKCHIAYMPQGRVLGLSKFARIVDMYARRLQIQENLTRQIAEAVESVTNAKGVAVVIEAQHMCMMMRGVEKQNSKMKTSMMLGQFRKSQATRTEFFNLISSNR